One segment of Deinococcus metalli DNA contains the following:
- a CDS encoding XdhC family protein, which produces MNAAETRALLHALNAALARGQAAAIATVVGVHGSAYRREGTRMLVLDDGAQVCMLSGGCLEAEVVEVALEVIRSGVPALTHYDLSEDATWGLGIGCGGSVDVRVERVQPGDPVTAAWLAALDRGTPAALVVPLGGRGQLYVEPGGRVIGELPPSLRAFAQQAAQERLAQLEPRAVTVSAPDGTPVFIDVSTPPPQLVLYGAGHDAMPLAAQAHALGYDVHVIDPREAYLTPGRFPGATLHALAPDELDAFTPSDRAHLVIMNHHLDRDRVCLAHALRSGAPYVGVLGPRSRAQDLLAALADEGQTFTPAQLSRLRSPIGLRLGAEAPEEVAMSILAELMAWRRGYDGSFLSGHAGRIHDAHTHAAAPTPLTRDVAAPAAP; this is translated from the coding sequence ATGAACGCTGCCGAGACCCGCGCGCTGCTGCACGCCCTGAACGCCGCCCTGGCCCGCGGACAGGCCGCCGCGATCGCCACGGTGGTCGGCGTGCACGGCAGCGCGTACCGCCGCGAGGGCACCCGCATGCTGGTGCTGGACGACGGCGCGCAGGTATGCATGCTCTCCGGCGGCTGCCTGGAGGCCGAGGTGGTCGAGGTCGCGCTGGAGGTCATCCGCAGCGGCGTGCCGGCCCTGACGCACTACGACCTGTCGGAGGACGCCACGTGGGGCCTGGGCATCGGCTGCGGTGGCAGCGTGGACGTGCGGGTCGAGCGCGTCCAGCCGGGAGACCCGGTGACCGCCGCGTGGCTGGCCGCTCTGGACCGGGGCACCCCGGCCGCGCTGGTCGTGCCGCTGGGGGGGCGCGGTCAGCTGTACGTCGAGCCCGGCGGCCGCGTAATTGGCGAGCTGCCGCCCAGTCTGCGGGCCTTCGCGCAGCAGGCGGCGCAGGAGCGCCTCGCGCAGCTCGAGCCGCGCGCGGTCACCGTGAGCGCGCCCGACGGCACGCCGGTGTTCATCGACGTGAGCACGCCCCCGCCGCAGCTCGTGCTGTACGGGGCCGGGCACGACGCGATGCCCCTCGCCGCGCAGGCGCACGCGCTGGGCTACGACGTGCACGTGATCGACCCACGCGAGGCCTACCTCACGCCCGGCCGTTTCCCCGGCGCGACCCTGCACGCCCTGGCGCCGGACGAGCTGGACGCGTTCACGCCGTCGGACCGCGCGCATCTGGTGATCATGAATCACCACCTCGACCGCGACCGGGTGTGCCTCGCGCACGCGCTGCGCTCGGGCGCGCCGTACGTGGGCGTGCTGGGGCCGCGCAGCCGCGCGCAGGACCTGCTGGCGGCCCTGGCCGACGAGGGACAGACCTTCACGCCGGCGCAGCTGTCCCGCCTGCGCTCGCCGATCGGTCTGCGCTTGGGCGCGGAGGCCCCGGAGGAGGTCGCCATGAGCATCCTCGCGGAACTCATGGCGTGGCGCCGCGGCTACGACGGCTCGTTCCTCAGCGGGCACGCGGGCCGCATTCACGACGCGCACACGCACGCGGCGGCCCCCACCCCCCTGACCCGCGACGTGGCGGCGCCCGCCGCGCCATAG
- a CDS encoding ATP-binding protein, with translation MLQGVFSYLDDTGNPLPRFTAPRCLLERQAVGGCGACHDVCPHEAVQLGPLGDSVTIDPQRCTGCGLCVQVCPSGALEYGLDAPLQSVRDQHGAGDGASLTCPQSGAGGPSVPCLGRVTPALVAAAGAWDTPLDLIHGECAGCPVGSPDVPERLRSVVEQAQALRAPTGQPARVTVRPATEADADRAVRVSRRGAFSALLRGGKQGLARTLPESPLPFLDWSVPEDRTPQEWTWRRLALRPAPPETAAVPWPAPLVDETCIDCPVCANVCPTEAITRDLRPDGGVNLLLNLSACTGCMGCLRSCPPQAIHEQREWLPAAFRAPILLRESDSVM, from the coding sequence ATGTTGCAGGGCGTTTTCTCCTACCTGGATGACACCGGGAATCCTTTGCCGCGCTTCACAGCGCCGCGCTGCCTGCTGGAACGGCAGGCGGTGGGCGGCTGCGGCGCGTGCCACGACGTGTGCCCCCACGAGGCCGTGCAACTCGGGCCGCTGGGCGATTCGGTGACCATCGATCCCCAGCGCTGCACCGGCTGCGGCCTGTGCGTGCAGGTCTGCCCCAGCGGCGCGCTCGAGTACGGCCTGGACGCGCCGCTCCAGAGCGTGCGCGACCAGCACGGCGCGGGCGACGGCGCCAGCCTGACGTGCCCGCAGAGCGGTGCGGGCGGCCCCAGCGTGCCGTGCCTGGGCCGCGTGACGCCTGCGCTGGTCGCCGCGGCGGGCGCGTGGGACACGCCGCTGGACCTCATCCACGGCGAGTGCGCCGGCTGCCCGGTGGGGTCGCCGGACGTGCCGGAGCGGCTGCGGTCGGTGGTCGAGCAGGCCCAGGCGCTGCGTGCTCCGACCGGGCAGCCCGCCCGGGTCACGGTGCGGCCCGCCACCGAAGCGGACGCCGACCGGGCCGTGCGCGTATCGCGGCGCGGGGCCTTCAGTGCGCTGCTGAGGGGCGGCAAGCAGGGCCTGGCGCGGACGCTGCCCGAGTCGCCGCTGCCGTTCCTCGACTGGAGCGTGCCGGAAGACCGCACGCCGCAGGAGTGGACATGGCGCCGGCTGGCGCTGCGGCCCGCGCCCCCAGAGACGGCCGCCGTGCCGTGGCCCGCGCCGCTGGTGGACGAGACCTGTATCGACTGCCCGGTGTGTGCGAACGTCTGCCCGACCGAGGCGATCACGCGCGACCTGCGCCCGGACGGCGGCGTGAACCTGCTGCTGAACCTCTCGGCGTGCACGGGCTGCATGGGCTGCCTGCGCTCGTGCCCGCCGCAGGCCATCCACGAGCAGCGCGAGTGGCTGCCCGCCGCGTTCCGCGCGCCCATCCTGCTGCGGGAAAGCGACTCGGTGATGTGA
- a CDS encoding D-alanyl-D-alanine carboxypeptidase produces MAVLTGVLGLGGGVSVEAPAPALTLHRAPAVGPGVSAALRGLPAGVRTGLLVVDLTSGGPLDTLAPDTPLIPASVTKLVTAAGVLADRGGAGGWWSTELTVPAAQVGRARVDSVTLRGSGDPTLEATRGPYSVRALAAQAYARGLRQVQRVRVADQVLEAGAWAGEPIDVPMTGLRLAGWHDRPPATAAQAHRALGAVLISELRRAGVKVASEDVGSVPVTPPPAAPPRTDDAGTPLPPDVLIPVARRPEQGIASVRSASPAVVLAATLRPSDNLRAEELLATLARRPAAPGRSEDALSRERAALRRAHVDLSGVVLHDGSGLDRRNRLTPRALVGLLRAQYDVPYPVPGTAGLPPALYAARHTAFAELLPQAGTGESVPAHDGRGGTLAGRLVGSGLDVRAKTGTLPGVSALAGYVTARSGHVLAFAVIMNGPEDTPILTLRAVQDDLVRALAATH; encoded by the coding sequence GTGGCTGTTCTGACCGGCGTGCTGGGGCTGGGCGGCGGCGTGAGCGTGGAGGCCCCGGCGCCGGCCCTGACCCTGCACCGCGCGCCCGCCGTGGGCCCCGGCGTGAGCGCCGCCCTGCGCGGCCTCCCGGCCGGCGTCCGCACTGGGCTGCTGGTGGTGGACCTGACGTCCGGCGGGCCGCTCGACACCCTGGCCCCCGACACGCCCCTGATTCCGGCCAGCGTGACGAAACTCGTGACGGCCGCAGGCGTCCTGGCGGACCGGGGCGGAGCGGGCGGGTGGTGGAGCACCGAGCTGACGGTGCCGGCCGCGCAGGTGGGCCGCGCCCGCGTGGACAGCGTGACCCTGCGCGGCAGCGGTGACCCCACCCTGGAGGCGACGCGGGGTCCCTACAGCGTGCGCGCCCTGGCCGCCCAGGCGTACGCGCGGGGCCTGCGGCAGGTGCAGCGCGTGCGCGTCGCGGATCAGGTCCTGGAGGCCGGGGCGTGGGCGGGCGAGCCCATCGACGTGCCCATGACCGGCCTGCGCCTCGCCGGCTGGCACGACCGGCCGCCGGCCACCGCCGCCCAGGCCCACCGGGCACTGGGCGCAGTCCTGATCTCGGAACTGCGCCGGGCCGGGGTGAAGGTCGCCTCGGAGGACGTGGGCTCGGTCCCGGTGACGCCTCCTCCCGCCGCGCCGCCCCGGACGGACGACGCGGGCACGCCCCTGCCGCCGGACGTGCTGATTCCGGTCGCCCGCCGGCCCGAACAGGGGATCGCCAGCGTGCGCTCGGCGTCGCCGGCGGTGGTGCTCGCGGCCACCCTGCGGCCCAGCGACAACCTGCGCGCCGAGGAACTCCTCGCGACCCTCGCCCGCCGCCCCGCCGCCCCCGGCCGCAGCGAGGACGCCCTGTCGCGTGAACGCGCCGCACTGCGCCGTGCGCACGTGGACCTCAGCGGCGTGGTGCTGCACGACGGCAGCGGCCTGGACCGCCGCAACCGCCTCACGCCCCGCGCGCTGGTCGGCCTGCTGCGTGCCCAGTACGACGTGCCCTACCCCGTGCCGGGCACCGCCGGATTGCCCCCGGCCCTGTACGCGGCGCGGCACACCGCCTTCGCGGAACTGCTGCCGCAGGCCGGCACCGGCGAGAGTGTGCCCGCGCACGACGGCCGCGGCGGCACCCTGGCCGGGCGGCTGGTCGGCAGCGGCCTGGACGTCCGTGCCAAGACCGGCACGCTGCCCGGCGTGAGTGCCCTGGCCGGCTACGTCACCGCGCGCAGCGGGCACGTCCTGGCCTTCGCGGTGATCATGAACGGCCCCGAGGACACCCCGATCCTGACGCTGCGGGCCGTGCAGGACGACCTCGTGCGCGCGCTGGCCGCCACGCACTGA
- the rdgB gene encoding RdgB/HAM1 family non-canonical purine NTP pyrophosphatase, protein MAVVVATGNPGKVREIEEALGSLNWMLQALGPVPLPPETGTTYEENAALKACAAAVATHLPALADDSGLEVEALGGEPGVYSARFGNVGSDLERNVLLLDRLKRADNRRAKFVSVVILAYPDGHLETYRGELHGTLLEGPRGENGFGYDPLFVPDGDTRTLAEMTVAEKRAVSHRGRALAALMAAHRGGPPARQGSALE, encoded by the coding sequence ATGGCCGTGGTCGTGGCGACCGGGAATCCCGGCAAGGTGCGGGAGATCGAGGAAGCGCTGGGCAGCCTGAACTGGATGCTCCAGGCACTGGGGCCGGTGCCGCTGCCCCCGGAGACCGGCACGACCTACGAGGAGAACGCCGCGCTGAAGGCCTGCGCGGCGGCCGTCGCCACGCACCTGCCCGCCCTGGCCGACGACAGCGGCCTGGAGGTCGAGGCGCTCGGCGGCGAGCCCGGCGTGTACTCCGCGCGCTTCGGCAATGTCGGCAGCGACCTAGAACGCAACGTGCTGCTCCTCGACCGCCTGAAGCGGGCCGACAACCGCCGAGCCAAGTTCGTGTCGGTGGTCATCCTGGCCTATCCGGACGGCCACCTGGAGACATACCGGGGCGAGCTGCACGGCACGCTGCTGGAAGGGCCGCGCGGCGAGAACGGCTTCGGCTACGACCCGCTGTTCGTGCCGGACGGCGACACGCGCACGCTGGCCGAGATGACGGTGGCCGAGAAGCGCGCCGTCAGCCACCGCGGCCGGGCGCTCGCTGCCCTGATGGCCGCGCACCGCGGTGGGCCGCCCGCGCGTCAGGGTTCGGCGCTGGAGTGA
- a CDS encoding SufE family protein — translation MTDPATPSALPEKLQNIVTLFKSAPKPLRLQALLEYSKKLPGLPEKYVEHPEFMQPVPECTSPFFLVTEAQGGGVKLHFKVPEEAPTVRGYAGILHEALDGESPETILNVPDDFYLNMGLTELITPMRLRGMGAILKRLKNDVREHAQSGDTPTA, via the coding sequence ATGACCGACCCCGCCACGCCGAGTGCCCTGCCGGAGAAGCTCCAGAACATCGTGACGCTGTTCAAGAGCGCGCCCAAGCCCCTGCGGCTCCAGGCGCTGCTGGAATACAGCAAGAAGCTGCCGGGCCTGCCCGAGAAGTACGTCGAGCACCCGGAATTCATGCAGCCGGTGCCCGAGTGCACCAGCCCCTTCTTCCTGGTCACGGAGGCGCAGGGCGGCGGCGTGAAGCTGCACTTCAAGGTGCCCGAGGAAGCGCCCACCGTGCGCGGGTACGCCGGCATCCTGCACGAGGCGCTGGACGGCGAGTCCCCCGAGACGATCCTGAACGTCCCGGACGACTTCTACCTGAACATGGGCCTGACCGAACTGATCACCCCGATGCGCCTGCGCGGCATGGGCGCGATCCTCAAGCGCCTGAAGAACGACGTGCGCGAGCACGCCCAGAGCGGCGACACGCCGACCGCCTGA
- a CDS encoding sulfurtransferase, with product MDYAKDVLVNTDWVEQNLNTPGIRLIEVDEDILLYDTGHAPGAVKVDWQRDFWHPVERDFIGPDGVSALLGKLGIKDGDTLVLYGDKSNWWAAYAYWFLSYSGVKNPLKLMNGGRQKWIAEGRPTTTDAPEHAATQYPQLQRDDSLRAYRDEVKAHLQSVAGGQGALVDVRSPDEFSGKVTHMPTYPQEGVLRGGHIPGARSIPWAKATNEDGTFKSADELSALYGGEGVTPDKDVIAYCRIAERSSHTWFVLRELLGYPKVRNYDGSWTEWGNAVGMPIEKTYSED from the coding sequence ATGGACTACGCGAAAGACGTGCTCGTGAACACCGACTGGGTCGAGCAGAACCTGAACACGCCCGGCATCCGCCTGATCGAGGTGGACGAGGACATCCTGCTGTACGACACCGGCCACGCCCCCGGCGCCGTCAAGGTCGACTGGCAGCGCGACTTCTGGCACCCGGTCGAGCGCGACTTCATCGGCCCGGACGGAGTCAGCGCGCTGCTCGGCAAGCTCGGCATCAAGGACGGCGACACGCTGGTGCTGTACGGCGACAAGAGCAACTGGTGGGCCGCCTACGCGTACTGGTTCCTGAGCTACAGCGGCGTCAAGAACCCCCTGAAGCTGATGAACGGCGGCCGCCAGAAGTGGATCGCCGAGGGCCGCCCCACCACCACCGACGCGCCCGAACACGCCGCCACCCAGTACCCCCAGCTTCAGCGCGACGACTCGCTGCGCGCGTACCGCGACGAGGTCAAGGCCCACCTGCAGTCCGTTGCGGGCGGGCAGGGCGCCCTGGTGGACGTCCGCAGCCCCGACGAGTTCAGCGGCAAGGTCACGCACATGCCCACGTACCCGCAAGAAGGTGTGCTGCGCGGCGGCCACATCCCCGGCGCGCGCTCCATTCCGTGGGCCAAGGCCACCAACGAGGACGGCACCTTCAAGTCCGCTGACGAGCTGAGCGCCCTGTACGGCGGCGAAGGCGTCACGCCCGACAAGGACGTCATCGCGTACTGCCGCATCGCGGAACGCAGCTCGCACACGTGGTTCGTGCTGCGCGAACTGCTGGGTTACCCCAAGGTGCGCAACTACGACGGCTCGTGGACCGAATGGGGCAACGCGGTGGGCATGCCCATCGAGAAGACCTACTCCGAGGACTGA
- a CDS encoding Gfo/Idh/MocA family protein, with the protein MVQAGQDAGVYHAVVQNRRYDPNIRRVRQFVESGRLGDLTALHADFFIGAHFGGFRDAMQHVLLLDMAIHTFDAARLICGQDPVRVHCHEWNPAGSWYAHGANAVAVFEMTGGVVFTYRGSWCAEGFPTTWESEWRVIGTQGTVRWDGGDHPRAALVTGTGGFHSTFEELELPAAAPDARTGGHEGLIRDAVRALRTGNAPETIASDNIKSLAMVLAAIRSAETGQAVDVTW; encoded by the coding sequence ATGGTGCAGGCGGGGCAGGACGCCGGGGTGTACCACGCGGTCGTGCAGAACCGGCGCTACGACCCGAACATCCGGCGCGTGCGGCAGTTCGTGGAGAGCGGGCGCCTGGGCGACCTGACGGCCCTGCACGCGGACTTCTTCATCGGCGCGCACTTCGGTGGGTTCCGCGACGCGATGCAGCACGTGCTGCTGCTCGACATGGCGATCCACACCTTCGACGCCGCCCGCCTGATCTGTGGGCAGGACCCGGTGCGCGTGCACTGCCACGAGTGGAATCCGGCCGGGTCGTGGTACGCGCACGGCGCGAACGCCGTGGCGGTGTTCGAGATGACCGGCGGGGTCGTCTTCACGTACCGCGGCTCGTGGTGCGCCGAGGGCTTCCCCACCACCTGGGAGTCCGAGTGGCGCGTGATCGGCACGCAGGGCACCGTGCGCTGGGACGGCGGCGACCACCCACGGGCCGCGCTGGTCACGGGCACCGGCGGCTTCCACTCGACCTTCGAGGAGCTGGAGCTACCTGCGGCCGCGCCGGACGCCCGCACCGGCGGCCACGAGGGCCTGATCCGCGACGCCGTGCGGGCACTGCGCACCGGGAACGCGCCGGAGACGATCGCGAGCGACAACATCAAAAGCCTCGCTATGGTGCTGGCCGCGATCCGCAGCGCCGAGACCGGACAGGCCGTCGACGTGACGTGGTAG
- a CDS encoding glycoside hydrolase family 13 protein, which yields MSPTPAPLQDARPITPAWVQDAVFYQIFPDRFARSGRVTGLNLQPWGDTPHFHRYMGGDLWGVVDRLDHIASLGVNAIYFCPVFQSASNHRYHTHDYYQVDPMLGGNEALRALIDAAHARGLKVVLDGVFNHASRGFFQFNDLLEQGEASAYREWFHVDGWPLHAYDDAQPAHYAAWWGNRALPKFNTNHPAVRAFLWDVAEYWARQGIDGWRLDVPNEIDDDSFWQEFRRRVKAINPEAYIVGEIWGDAHRWLAGDQFDAVMNYHFTRPCLAFFGAHTLDHPMNERSGTGHVDAMDAAAFGRRMTEVKNLYHPDIVRAQLNLLDSHDTARYLTAVGGDASAYRLALTFLMTYVGAPCIYYGDEIGLPGGPDPDCRRAFPWDEGAWDHTTLALTRALIAARHATPALRGGDFRVLHAHGDALVYLREHAAGHAMVAMNTGRSSADLPLTDVPKARYRDALTGETFELCPCKTVPVPARGARVLLPI from the coding sequence GCGCGCAGCGGCCGCGTCACGGGGCTGAACCTCCAGCCGTGGGGGGACACGCCGCACTTCCACCGGTACATGGGCGGCGACCTGTGGGGCGTCGTGGACAGGCTCGACCACATCGCCAGCCTGGGTGTGAACGCCATCTACTTCTGCCCGGTGTTCCAGTCGGCCAGCAACCACCGCTACCACACGCACGACTACTACCAGGTGGACCCCATGCTGGGCGGCAACGAGGCCCTGCGCGCCCTGATCGACGCGGCCCACGCGCGCGGCCTGAAGGTCGTGCTGGACGGGGTGTTCAACCACGCCAGCCGCGGCTTTTTCCAGTTCAACGACCTGCTGGAGCAGGGCGAGGCGAGCGCGTACCGCGAGTGGTTCCATGTGGACGGCTGGCCGCTGCACGCCTACGACGACGCGCAGCCCGCGCACTACGCCGCGTGGTGGGGCAACCGCGCGCTGCCGAAGTTCAACACCAACCACCCGGCGGTGCGCGCGTTCCTGTGGGACGTGGCCGAGTACTGGGCGCGCCAGGGCATCGACGGCTGGCGGCTGGACGTGCCCAACGAGATCGACGACGACTCGTTCTGGCAGGAGTTCCGGCGCCGGGTCAAGGCCATCAACCCCGAGGCGTACATCGTCGGCGAGATCTGGGGCGACGCGCACCGCTGGCTGGCCGGCGACCAGTTCGACGCGGTCATGAACTACCACTTCACGCGGCCGTGTCTGGCGTTCTTCGGCGCGCACACGCTGGACCACCCCATGAACGAGCGCAGCGGCACCGGGCACGTGGACGCCATGGACGCCGCCGCGTTCGGCCGCCGCATGACCGAGGTCAAGAACCTGTACCACCCGGACATCGTGCGCGCGCAGCTGAACCTGCTCGACTCACACGACACCGCGCGCTACCTGACAGCGGTGGGCGGCGACGCCAGCGCCTACCGCCTGGCCCTGACCTTCCTGATGACCTACGTGGGCGCCCCGTGCATCTACTACGGCGACGAGATCGGCCTGCCGGGCGGCCCGGACCCCGACTGCCGCCGCGCCTTCCCGTGGGACGAGGGCGCGTGGGACCACACCACCCTGGCCCTGACGCGCGCCCTGATCGCCGCCCGGCACGCCACGCCGGCGCTCCGCGGTGGGGACTTCCGGGTGCTGCACGCCCACGGCGACGCGCTGGTGTACCTGCGCGAGCACGCGGCCGGGCACGCCATGGTCGCGATGAACACGGGCCGGTCCAGCGCCGACCTGCCCCTGACCGACGTCCCGAAGGCCCGGTACCGCGACGCGCTCACCGGCGAGACCTTCGAGCTGTGCCCGTGCAAGACCGTGCCGGTGCCCGCCCGCGGCGCCCGCGTGCTCCTCCCCATATGA